In Daucus carota subsp. sativus chromosome 4, DH1 v3.0, whole genome shotgun sequence, one DNA window encodes the following:
- the LOC108219551 gene encoding probable calcium-binding protein CML21, with protein MGGAVAKENLPKALIPETQLEAKIVEAMQYRESEGTSLKSFNSIVLKFPKIDSSLQKCKATFQQFDEDANGVIDREELKHCFRELGIKFTEEEATDLFEACDIAHDTGMKFSEFIVLLCLVYLLKQRSTDPHAKSRTGLPDLEATFETLVEAFVFLDKNRDGHVSRKEMVEAINEPTPGGHSSGCIAMKRFEEMDWDKNGMVNFKEFLFAFTRWVGLDEEEEDEDEDDDEGEKN; from the exons ATGGGTGGTGCAGTAGCAAAGGAGAACTTACCCAAGGCATTAATACCCGAGACACAGCTTGAGGCTAAAATAGTTGAGGCAATGCAGTACAGAGAATCTGAAGGAACTTCCCTGAAATCATTTAACAGCATCGTCTTGAAATTCCCAAAAATTGATAGCAGCTTACAGAAATGCAAAGCTACTTTTCAACAATTCG ATGAGGATGCAAATGGTGTAATTGATCGAGAAGAACTGAAGCATTGTTTCCGTGAGTTGGGAATTAAATTTACTGAAGAGGAAGCTACAGACTTATTTGAAGCGTGTGATATTGCTCATGACACGGGCATGaaatttagtgaatttattgTGCTTCTTTGCCTTGTCTATCTTTTAAAGCAGCGTTCAACTGACCCTCACGCA AAATCCCGGACAGGATTACCAGATCTGGAGGCGACGTTTGAAACATTAGTTGAAGCATTTGTGTTCTTGGACAAGAACCGAGATGGCCATGTCAGTAGGAAAGAGATGGTTGAAGCAATTAATGAACCAACACCTGGAGGACATTCTTCTGGGTGCATAGCCATGAAAAGATTTG AAGAGATGGATTGGGATAAAAATGGAATGGTGAACTTTAAAGAATTCCTCTTTGCTTTTACTCGGTGGGTTGGACTAGAcgaggaggaggaggatgaGGATGAGGATGACGATGAAGGAGAGAAGAATTGA
- the LOC108215994 gene encoding LOW QUALITY PROTEIN: ubiquitin-conjugating enzyme E2 28 (The sequence of the model RefSeq protein was modified relative to this genomic sequence to represent the inferred CDS: inserted 2 bases in 1 codon): MASKRISKELKDLQKDPPASCSAGPVGEDMFHWQATIMGPADSPFSGGVFLVTIHFPPDYPFKPPKVSFRTKVYHPNINSNGSICLDILKEQWSPALTVSKVLLSICSLLTDPNPDDPLVPEIAHTYKTDRAKYESTARSWTQKYAXWAEREHAMCVLNVVG; this comes from the exons ATGGCTTCTAAGAGGATTTCTAAGGAGTTGAAGGATTTGCAGAAGGATCCCCCTGCTTCATGCAGTGCTG GACCTGTTGGTGAAGATATGTTTCATTGGCAAGCCACGATTATGGGACCTGCAGACAGTCCTTTTTCTGGTGGGGTGTTTCTCGTGACCATTCATTTTCCACCTGATTACCCGTTCAAGCCCCCAAAG GTTTCATTTAGGACCAAAGTCTACCATCCAAATATTAATAGCAACGGTAGTATATGCCTTGATATCCTCAAGGAACAGTGGAGTCCTGCACTGACAGTATCCAAG GTTCTGCTTTCAATTTGCTCCTTGCTTACTGATCCAAATCCTGATGATCCTTTGGTGCCTGAGATTGCACATACGTACAAGACTGATAGAGCCAAGTACGAGTCGACTGCACGATCTTGGACTCAGAAATATGC ATGGGCTGAAAGGGAGCATGCTATGTGCGTTCTGAATGTGGTGGGCTGA